A region of the Halalkalibaculum roseum genome:
AAGGGCATCGCGAGCTTCCATATCGTAATGAACTAATTTTGCACTCATAGTTCTTTCCTAATTGTTTTTATTTATAATTAATTTTTTCGTTGAGAATTGCTTAGCCAATAATTCCAAGAATGTCGGCTTCACGCATGATCAAGTATTCTTCACCATCCAGCGTGATTTCAGTGCCTGAATACTTACCGTAAAGCACCTTATCGCCTTCTTTAACCGACATGTCAATCTTGGTTCCGTTTTCAACTTTTCCCGGACCTGCAGCTACCACTTTTCCTTCCTGTGGTTTTTCTTTGGCAGTATCGGGAATTATGATGCCGGAGCTGGTTTTTTCTTCAGCAGGTTCCGGCTGCACCAAAACGCGATCGCTTAAAGGTTTTATTTTCGATTTAGCCATAAGTATGACTCCCTAATTTTAGGTTAATAGTTGCTTGTTATGTTGTAGGTAATTTCTGATTCGGTAAAGCTCATCAAATGAGTAAAAACCAGAATGTAAAACTAAAGTTCTTGGAGGTTCAAATACCTCGTTCACTAAGGTTATGTATAGAGCAAGTACCGTACCAAACTTTGCGGCGAGGGATTATTTATTTTCGTACCTGCTGTTAAAGGTAATGCGATAGGGGTAGGACATAATTTAAGTAGGGATCATTTCAGCTCCCTTTATTTTTTCAGGTCAAAATGCCACTTTCTTCAAGACGTGCTGTCAACTTTTCATAAAGGTATGGCTCCCAAGCTTCCGGTCTCTTGTCAAAGTCGAAACCTTCAGGCAGGTCATCTTTATCGATGATAGGTTTAAGTGCATTGCTCAATTTCTTTCTTCGCTGATTGAATGCAGTACGAACTACTGTTTTCAGATGAGCATCACTGCATTTCAAAGCACCGCGATCAAAGGTCAGCTTGACCACCGCACTTTCTACATTCGGCTGGGGATGGAAACAGTGTCGGGAAACCGGAAACAGAATTTCGGGAGTTGCCATCAGCTGGGTCTGAACACTGAGAATTCCGTAGTCTTTTGTTCTGATGTCAGACACTATCCGTTCTGCAACCTCTTTCTGCATCATCAGCAGTGCATCCGAAAGCAGATCTCGTGATTCCAGCAGGGTAAAAAGAATCTGACTGGTAATATAATAAGGCAGGTTACCGACTACATGGGTCTTGTCTTTACCGATTGATAGATCATTCCAGTTCACTTCTAATACATCACTGTGATAAATTGGTAAATCAGGAAACTTCTCCTTCAACACTTTTATCGCCCGTTGATCCAGTTCAACAGCATGCACATCTGTAAAGTGTTCAAGTAATGCCTCAGTTAGAGCTCCGGTACCGGGACCGATTTCAATGACCCTGTGCCCTTCCCGGGCCGGAATGGAGGAGGCGATCTTTTCAATAATATTCGGGTCGGTTAAAAAGTGCTGGCCGAGACTCTTCTTTGGGCGAATCATTAAGTATATGTTTGCAGTCTGGAAATTATATATGAGAAGCAATTGATAGTTCCATCAACATGGATAAATATCACAGTCTATATAGGCAGTTTTCAACATTTACAGAAATCTGTGATCCAATTTTGCTTGGCGAAACTTATTAATTTAAATTATTTAAAATGTTCATTAAACGTTCCTGAAAAATCTATGGATATCAATCCACTGGAAACAGAGCAGATCGGGATTAAAACCCTGGAAAAGCGACTGATGAAATCCAAATCAAAGGTATCGCTTAAAATCGGTTTGCCCAAAGAGGTTTCCCATGACGAACGAAGAATATCGCTTACCCCCGGGGGCGTTTCTGTATTGAAGGGAAACGGTCATGAAGTATTCATAGAAAAAGGTGCCGGTGATGAAGCTAATTTTACGGACCAGGAATATGCTGATGCCGGGGCCGAAATTGCCTATGGAGTAACTGAGCTCTACAAAAAATCGGAGATGATTGTCAAAGTGGCTCCTCCTTCCGAGGAAGAATACGAGCTGCTTGAAAAAAATCACATTCTCCTCTCCGCCCTTCACCTGGGCAATACGACCGAAGACTTTATGGATATCCTCATCAGCAAATGCATTACAGCCATTGGCTATGAGTTTATACAGGGAGAAGATAAAGAGTTTCCGATTGTCAGGATGATGCACGAGATAACCGGATCAATGTCCGTTCAAATTGCCGCTCATTACCTTGAAAAAAGTGACGGCGGTCAAGGCATCATGCTCGGCGGTATCTCGGGAATACCTCCCGCAACCGTGGTAATACTCGGTGCCGGTATCACCGCAGAATATGCTGCGCGTACCGCATTGGGCTATGGCGCCCAGGTTTTTGTCATGGATAATGACCTGGCCCGTCTCCGTCATCTCGAAAATGCGCTGGATCGACGTATCATAACCGCTACAGCGAATTACCAGTATCTCTCATCAGCTCTTCAATATGCCGATGTAGTCATTGGAGCTGCCATGTTCGAAGGCGAACGTGCCCCCGTCTGGGTGACCGACACTATGGTGGCCAATATGAAATCGGGCAGTGTGATTGTTGATACTGTTATTGACCAGGGAGGATGCATCGCAACCAGCAGAGCCACTACCCACTCAAATCCGGTATATAATAAGCACGATATTATTCACTACTGTGTGCCAAATATACCTTCAAATGTTGCCCGAACGGCTACCTATGCATTGAACAATGTGATTGTACCCTATCTGCTGGCCATCGGCGATGCCGGAGGTATCAGAGAGTGCCTGTGGTCCAATACCGCACTTCGTAATGGCACCTATGTTTACAAAAAGCATCTTACTAAAAAGTCCCTATCCAATATTTTTGATATGCCGTATCGCGAAATAGAGATGTTGATTGCCAGTCAAATTTAATTAGTTACTCTCATATGCAACTCTCAAAGACCCTGGCTGTCGTTCTAGGCATTCTGACATTTCTGCCATTCATCGGTCTGGTGATTATGATAGCATTACTCATCTTTGAGATTGTGTTCCTTATATTTTCGGAATCACCTGTCAATCCCCTGCTCTATCTTTCCTACTTAAACTATTTAGTACCCATAATTTCAGGATATACCCTGCTATATTTGACGCTCGGCATATTCTATTTTGTCCATATCATTCAGAATGGTTTCCTGGATACGGAGAAGAAAGTACTCTGGATCACTGTTTTAATTATACTTAACGGACTGGCAATGCCGTTCTACTGGTACCTATACCTCTGGAAAAGTTCTAAAGATGTTGAGTCTATTAAAGCAAAAGCTTGGTGACAATCAGTAAAATGAACCGTGAACTGAATCCCAAAAACTATAAGCGAATCTGCCTGATTAACTGGCTTTTGACTGTCCCTTTGGTGGTTCTCTTTGCCGTTCCTTACCTGAGTATTGCCACATTTATAAATGCCAATATTGGAATCAGCTATGCAGGAGCTTTGCTGTTCTCTTTTCCCTTCTGTCTCACAATTTTACACGGACATGTTACCATGGCTTTAGGATCCCTTCACCGGAATCATTATTACGAATGGCTTGAAAAAAATACACTCAGTTACGGGTTATTTTTTCATCCCATGTTCACCAGCACCCGGTTTCGTCTGTTATTGCTGGTTAGCAGTATCTTTGTTTTATCCCTGGGTTGGGTGATTCAATATTAAATCTGTGAGATCATTATTGATTCTCTAGGGGCGTAATATATTACGCCCCTACCGTGCGATATTTAATACGCCTTTCCTTTTATGATATCCTCAACCACACTGGGATCCAGAAGCGTTGAAGTATCTCCCAAATCATCGGTATCCCCGGATGCTACTTTTCTGAGAATACGACGCATGATTTTACCGGAACGGGTTTTTGGCAATCCGGTGGTGATTTGAAGCTTATCGGGTTTTGCTATGGGACTAATAATCTTAGAAACCAGGTCATTAATCTCTTTCTTGAAAGCCTCCGGATCTCCGATGCCATCGTCGCAGATTGCAAAGGCAAACACTCCTTCCCCTTTTACGTCATGAGGATAACCCACAACGGCTGATTCTACCACCTTCGGATGCTCATCAATGGCATTCTCAATTTCAGCGGTACCCAGCCGGTGTCCCGATACATTTAGAACGTCATCAACACGTCCGGTGATGCGATAAAAACCGTCCTCATCTCTGCGACAGCCGTCACCGGTGAAGTAGTTACCCGGATACTTGGTAAAATAGGTTTCCTGATAGCGCTCCATATCTCCCCAGATACCCCGTGTCATGCCGGGCCATGGGTGTTTGATCACCAGGTCACCCTGGGCTTCCGTATCCTTAATTTCATTGCCCTCATCGTCCATTAACGCAGGTTGTATGCCGGGAAGTGGTAATGTTGCGTAGCCGGGTTTCGTCGGGGTGATACCGGCAAGAGGAGAAATCATAATTCCTCCCGTTTCCGTTTGCCACCAAGTATCAACAATCGGGCATTCCCCGTTTCCGATCTCCTCATCATACCAGTGCCACGCTTCTTCGTTGATTGGCTCACCAACCGTACCCAGTACTTTTAGAGAACTCAGGTCGTATTTATCTACATACTCGATATCCTCCTTCATCAGTGCACGTATGGCTGTCGGAGCCGTGTAAAAATGGGTTACTTCATACTTTTCACAAACCTCCCAGAACCTGCCCGGATCGGGATAGGTTGGCGTCCCTTCGAAAATGATTCCGGATACACCGTTGAGTAAAGGCCCGTATATAATATAGGAGTGCCCGGTAATCCAGCCGGCATCAGCGGTACACCAGTAAACATCTTCTTCCTCAATCTGAAATACATTTCGTAAGCTGTAGCTGGTGTAAATCATGTAGCCGCCACAGGTATGCACCTGTCCT
Encoded here:
- a CDS encoding alanine dehydrogenase, with the translated sequence MDINPLETEQIGIKTLEKRLMKSKSKVSLKIGLPKEVSHDERRISLTPGGVSVLKGNGHEVFIEKGAGDEANFTDQEYADAGAEIAYGVTELYKKSEMIVKVAPPSEEEYELLEKNHILLSALHLGNTTEDFMDILISKCITAIGYEFIQGEDKEFPIVRMMHEITGSMSVQIAAHYLEKSDGGQGIMLGGISGIPPATVVILGAGITAEYAARTALGYGAQVFVMDNDLARLRHLENALDRRIITATANYQYLSSALQYADVVIGAAMFEGERAPVWVTDTMVANMKSGSVIVDTVIDQGGCIATSRATTHSNPVYNKHDIIHYCVPNIPSNVARTATYALNNVIVPYLLAIGDAGGIRECLWSNTALRNGTYVYKKHLTKKSLSNIFDMPYREIEMLIASQI
- the groES gene encoding co-chaperone GroES, translating into MAKSKIKPLSDRVLVQPEPAEEKTSSGIIIPDTAKEKPQEGKVVAAGPGKVENGTKIDMSVKEGDKVLYGKYSGTEITLDGEEYLIMREADILGIIG
- the rsmA gene encoding 16S rRNA (adenine(1518)-N(6)/adenine(1519)-N(6))-dimethyltransferase RsmA; translated protein: MIRPKKSLGQHFLTDPNIIEKIASSIPAREGHRVIEIGPGTGALTEALLEHFTDVHAVELDQRAIKVLKEKFPDLPIYHSDVLEVNWNDLSIGKDKTHVVGNLPYYITSQILFTLLESRDLLSDALLMMQKEVAERIVSDIRTKDYGILSVQTQLMATPEILFPVSRHCFHPQPNVESAVVKLTFDRGALKCSDAHLKTVVRTAFNQRRKKLSNALKPIIDKDDLPEGFDFDKRPEAWEPYLYEKLTARLEESGILT
- the acs gene encoding acetate--CoA ligase is translated as MWLNIKSFDEYKEVYKNSVEDPEKFWEEYAGTFYWRKHWDKTHSGSFEEGNVKWFEGGKLNIVENCLDRHLDTMGNKTAFIFEPNHPDSFRRTISYRQLHEDVCRFANVLEEKGITKGDRVAIYMAMTPELAIATLACARIGAVHSIVFAGFSAQSLAERIRDCDAKMLITNDGLRRGDKHVPLKDISDEALESCPTVEKVIVCQRTNRDISWVEGRDEWWHMLIRNASKKHEAVEMDAEDPLFILYTSGSTGKPKGQVHTCGGYMIYTSYSLRNVFQIEEEDVYWCTADAGWITGHSYIIYGPLLNGVSGIIFEGTPTYPDPGRFWEVCEKYEVTHFYTAPTAIRALMKEDIEYVDKYDLSSLKVLGTVGEPINEEAWHWYDEEIGNGECPIVDTWWQTETGGIMISPLAGITPTKPGYATLPLPGIQPALMDDEGNEIKDTEAQGDLVIKHPWPGMTRGIWGDMERYQETYFTKYPGNYFTGDGCRRDEDGFYRITGRVDDVLNVSGHRLGTAEIENAIDEHPKVVESAVVGYPHDVKGEGVFAFAICDDGIGDPEAFKKEINDLVSKIISPIAKPDKLQITTGLPKTRSGKIMRRILRKVASGDTDDLGDTSTLLDPSVVEDIIKGKAY